From the Nostoc sp. PCC 7107 genome, the window TGAAATTCCCTGATGCTGATGAGCGAACGCAACATTTGTTAGAAATTTTAGAAATTAATGCCAAACGAGGCGCAGATTTAGTTAAGCAGGTACTATCATTTGCGCGGGGTGTAGAAGGTCAACGCATCAATTTGCAACCCAGACACTTAATTGTAGAAGTCGCCAAGATTTTAAAAGAGACTATACCAAAATCTATTGAGGTTTGTCTGGACTTATCACCTCACTTGTGGACGGTATCTGGAGATAGTACCCAACTCCATCAAGTGCTGATGAATCTCTGCGTCAACGCCCGTGATGCCATGCCTGATGGTGGTACTTTAACTATTACGGCTGAAAATTTATTAATTGATGAAAATTATGCCCGAATGAATTTAGATGCCAAAGTCGGCCCCTATACAGTGATTAGTGTCTGCGATACTGGGATTGGTATTCCCGAAGAAATTTTAGATAGAATTTTTGAGCCATTTTTCACTACTAAAGCAGTAGGACAAGGTACAGGTTTAGGACTTTCCACGGTTTTGGGAATTGTGAAAAGTCATGGTGGCTTTGTAAGTGTAGAAAGTCAAGTAGCAAATGGTACTTGTTTTAGGGTTTATTTACCAGCGGTTGGTGAACAGGAAACCTTTTGCCAAGAAGAAATGACACTGCAAGTAGGTCATGGAGAATTAATTTTGATAGTGGATGATGAACCCTCAATTCAGGAGATTACGAGAACATCTCTAGAAACTCATGACTACAAAACTTTAATTGCTGGTGATGGCATTGAGGCGATCGCTCAATATGCCAAAAATGCCGATAAAATTAACGTTGTCCTCATGGATATTATGTTGCCCTCATTAGATGGGGTAACTGCAATCCGTACTTTACAAAAAATAAACCCCCAAGTCAAAGTTATTGCCACCAGCGGATTCATGCCTAAAGATAAATTGGCAGAAATTATGAAAATTGGGGTCAAGAAATTCTTATCTAAACCCTATACTGTGAATGAATTATTGCTGAGTTTGCAAGAGATTCTCAACGAAGATGTTTGATGGTCAAGCACTTTGCTCATGTTCTATTGGCGCAAGCTGAATCACTACCCGTTGCTTAAGGACATGAGCAATTTTTTGCAGCATTGAAAGAGAATGTCCTTCGTAATCAGCATCTTCCAATCTGGCAATTACAGGCTGTTTGGTACCAACAAGTTCCGCTAGTTGCTTCTGTGTTAATCCTGCATTTGTTCTGGCTTCATAAATCAGCTGTGCAACTTCTGCATTAAGTGAGGCTTCCTCTACTAATGCTTGAAGTTCAAAATCACTGTTGGTTATTTTGTCAATAATTTTGATTGCATCGCTAGTCTTGTCCATCTCTTTGTTCTTTTACGTAGGTGTGAACTTCTGGGTTTTTTTCAAATACAAGCTTGCGTGCGATCGCTCGTTCGATATCAATTGGCGGTACAGATGTGTCTTCTTTTATGATTGCATGTGCCAGAATTGCCACATTTTGACCATGAAAAAAGTAAAGAATGCGGTACTGAACATGAATATGCTTTGCCCGAAGCTCATATATACCATCGCGCAAGTAATCAACAGCTGGACGACGAAGTTCGTATCCTGATGCTCCAAGTTGTTTGATTCGAGCAACACAGTTTGCATAACCTTTGCGGTCTTCCTGCAAAAGTCTTGTCAACCAATCCAGCACAGGAACTTCCCCTTCCTCTTCTTGGTAGAAAACAACACGGGTTTCAGGCACAACTTACATTTATATTATATCAATATTGTTATATTAATGTACGGGAAACAAAACAAACAAACTAAACAAAGTTTCCTAAAATCAAAATTAAGTCTTCCCACTACCAATCAAATACAACAACGCCATCCTTACAGCTACACCACTGGTAACTTGTGACTGAATCAAGCTAAATTCTGGGTCATCCATTAAATCAGAGCTAATTTCTACCCCGCGATTTACAGGGCCAGGGTGTAAGACTTTCACATTGGGTTTACACAGTTGCAATTTTTGTCGGTTAATGCCAAATAACTGATGATATTCTCGCAAACTGGGGAGTAAATGGGCTGTCATCCGTTCTTTTTGCAAGCGCAGAGTCATAACAAAATCAGCATCTTGCAAGGCTGGTTCTAATTGCCAGTGTACAAATAATTGCCCATTCAGTGTGTCTGTTTTCTCACTATATGTATACTCAGCAAATAATTTGGGTAAAAGCGTCGGTGGTGCAGCAAGATGCACTTGTGCGCCACTGGCAATTAAACTCCAAATATTCGATCGCGCTACACGAGAATGTAAAATATCCCCTACGATCGCAATTTTTTTCCCTGCCAACATTTCGATATTGGGGCGATCGCGGTCAATTAAAGTACAAATGGTAAATAAATCAAGCAATGCTTGAGAAGGATGTTCATGTTGTCCATCACCAGCATTCAACACACTAACTCGCACACCCAAACGATCCATTTCTTGGGCGATCGCATTTGGTACACCTGCTTCTTTATGGCGGATGACCATAATATCAGTACCCATCGCTAAATAAGTCTTGGCTGTATCGAGAATTGTCTCGCCCTTGGTCATTGAAGATGTCGAAGCTGCAAAATTTAAGGTATCTGCACTTAAACGTTTCGCCGCCAGTTCAAAACTACTGCGAGTGCGGGTAGAAGGTTCAAAAAATAAATTCGCTACCACCTGTCCTTGCAAGGTTGGTACTTTCTTTGTTCGTCGTGATAGCACTTCTTGAAAGCTGGCAGCAGTTTGTAAAACAGTATTGTATTCAGCAGTAGTAAAATCAGCTAGGGAAATTACGTGATGACGATTCCAGGTGGTAGTAGGCATAAACTGTGCGTTGCGGTGTAAAGATGCGTAGACGCGTAGCGGCTTGTCCGTAGACATCGCTTCTCTACCAATATTTACTTT encodes:
- a CDS encoding helix-turn-helix transcriptional regulator — encoded protein: MDKTSDAIKIIDKITNSDFELQALVEEASLNAEVAQLIYEARTNAGLTQKQLAELVGTKQPVIARLEDADYEGHSLSMLQKIAHVLKQRVVIQLAPIEHEQSA
- a CDS encoding type II toxin-antitoxin system RelE/ParE family toxin, encoding MPETRVVFYQEEEGEVPVLDWLTRLLQEDRKGYANCVARIKQLGASGYELRRPAVDYLRDGIYELRAKHIHVQYRILYFFHGQNVAILAHAIIKEDTSVPPIDIERAIARKLVFEKNPEVHTYVKEQRDGQD
- a CDS encoding aspartate carbamoyltransferase catalytic subunit is translated as MPTTTWNRHHVISLADFTTAEYNTVLQTAASFQEVLSRRTKKVPTLQGQVVANLFFEPSTRTRSSFELAAKRLSADTLNFAASTSSMTKGETILDTAKTYLAMGTDIMVIRHKEAGVPNAIAQEMDRLGVRVSVLNAGDGQHEHPSQALLDLFTICTLIDRDRPNIEMLAGKKIAIVGDILHSRVARSNIWSLIASGAQVHLAAPPTLLPKLFAEYTYSEKTDTLNGQLFVHWQLEPALQDADFVMTLRLQKERMTAHLLPSLREYHQLFGINRQKLQLCKPNVKVLHPGPVNRGVEISSDLMDDPEFSLIQSQVTSGVAVRMALLYLIGSGKT